A single window of Rhizobium sp. SL42 DNA harbors:
- a CDS encoding response regulator transcription factor, with product MVEASRRDIVLLVDDSPDALGFLTEALEASGFSVLIATSGHAALSIVNRISPDLILLDAVMPGMDGFETCRSLKADPVVAQVPVIFMTGLTETEHVVNALESGGVDYLTKPINIDELRARIRVHLSNARSAQSARVALDAAGRHLLAVRGDGQVHWTTPQASRLIESATGTADGINEVASATATWLSHRRASGGTTSEGTFPFASASGVSLQLSFLGTIGADEYLFRITSANRQSEDELLRQRFGLTHRESEVLLWIAKGKANRDIGEILGLSSRTVNKHLEQIYSKLGVENRASAAVRAAQVLHEG from the coding sequence ATGGTTGAAGCCAGCAGGCGCGACATCGTTCTGCTCGTCGATGACAGCCCCGACGCGCTCGGCTTCCTGACCGAGGCGCTGGAGGCATCCGGCTTTTCCGTTCTGATCGCCACCTCCGGCCATGCCGCACTCTCGATAGTCAACCGCATCAGCCCGGACCTTATCCTGCTGGACGCCGTCATGCCCGGCATGGACGGTTTCGAGACCTGCCGCAGCCTGAAGGCCGATCCGGTGGTTGCCCAGGTGCCGGTGATCTTCATGACCGGCCTTACCGAGACAGAGCATGTGGTCAATGCACTGGAAAGCGGTGGCGTCGACTACCTGACCAAACCGATCAACATCGATGAACTGCGTGCTCGCATCAGGGTACACTTGTCCAACGCCCGTTCCGCCCAGAGCGCCCGGGTGGCGCTGGATGCAGCAGGTCGCCATCTGCTCGCCGTGCGCGGTGATGGCCAGGTGCACTGGACGACGCCACAGGCGAGCCGGCTGATCGAGAGCGCCACCGGGACCGCCGATGGCATCAACGAAGTGGCAAGCGCCACGGCCACCTGGCTTTCCCATCGCCGCGCCAGTGGCGGAACGACAAGCGAAGGAACCTTCCCCTTCGCCAGCGCCTCGGGCGTTTCCCTGCAGCTGTCATTTCTCGGCACGATCGGCGCAGACGAATATCTTTTCCGCATCACCTCGGCCAACCGGCAGAGCGAGGACGAGCTTCTGCGCCAGCGCTTTGGTCTCACACACCGCGAAAGCGAAGTGCTTCTGTGGATCGCCAAGGGCAAGGCGAACCGCGACATCGGAGAAATCCTCGGCCTCTCGTCGCGCACGGTGAACAAGCACCTTGAACAGATCTATTCCAAGCTCGGCGTCGAAAACCGCGCCTCCGCCGCCGTGCGCGCAGCCCAGGTCCTGCACGAAGGCTGA
- a CDS encoding branched-chain amino acid ABC transporter substrate-binding protein, with amino-acid sequence MKKSLLSAVALSAMVAFSGNAWADILVGVGGPLTGPNAAFGAQLQKGAEQAAADINAAGGINGEQIKIVLGDDVSDPKQGISVANKFVADGVKFVVGHFNSGVSIPASEVYAENGILEITPAATNPVFTERGLWNTFRTCGRDDQQGAVAGAYLAEKFKDAKIAVVHDKTPYGQGLADETKKAMNAAGLTEVMYEGVTTGDKDFSALIAKMKEAGVSIIYWGGLHTEAGLIIRQAADQGLKATLVSGDGIVSNELASIAGDAVEGTLNTFGPDPTLNPANKELVEKFKAAGFNPEAYTLYSYAALQTIAAAAKAAGSNDAEAVAAAMKEKGPFPTALGDMSFDEKGDPKIPGYIMYEWKKGADGNFTYVPQ; translated from the coding sequence ATGAAGAAGTCTCTTCTCTCGGCAGTCGCTCTGTCGGCGATGGTCGCCTTCAGCGGCAACGCTTGGGCGGATATCCTCGTCGGCGTCGGCGGCCCGCTGACGGGCCCGAACGCTGCGTTCGGCGCACAGCTCCAGAAGGGTGCTGAACAGGCTGCTGCAGACATCAACGCTGCAGGCGGCATCAACGGCGAGCAGATCAAGATCGTTCTCGGCGACGACGTTTCCGACCCGAAGCAGGGCATCTCGGTCGCCAACAAGTTTGTTGCTGACGGCGTGAAGTTCGTGGTTGGTCACTTCAACTCCGGCGTTTCGATCCCGGCGTCCGAAGTCTATGCCGAAAACGGCATCCTCGAAATCACCCCGGCTGCTACGAACCCGGTCTTCACCGAGCGCGGCCTGTGGAACACCTTCCGCACCTGCGGCCGTGACGACCAGCAGGGTGCCGTTGCCGGCGCCTATCTCGCTGAGAAGTTCAAGGACGCCAAGATCGCTGTCGTTCACGACAAGACCCCGTACGGCCAGGGCCTTGCTGACGAAACCAAGAAGGCGATGAACGCTGCCGGCCTGACGGAAGTCATGTACGAAGGCGTCACCACCGGTGACAAGGACTTCTCGGCCCTCATCGCAAAGATGAAGGAAGCCGGCGTCTCGATCATCTACTGGGGCGGTCTGCACACCGAAGCTGGTCTGATCATCCGTCAGGCTGCTGACCAGGGTCTCAAGGCAACGCTCGTATCGGGCGACGGTATCGTTTCGAACGAACTGGCCTCGATCGCCGGCGACGCTGTCGAAGGCACGCTCAACACCTTCGGTCCTGACCCGACGCTGAACCCGGCCAACAAGGAACTGGTCGAAAAGTTCAAGGCTGCCGGCTTCAACCCGGAAGCTTACACGCTCTATTCCTACGCTGCCCTGCAGACGATCGCTGCCGCCGCCAAGGCTGCCGGTTCGAACGACGCTGAAGCCGTCGCTGCCGCAATGAAGGAAAAGGGTCCGTTCCCGACCGCACTCGGCGACATGTCCTTCGACGAAAAGGGTGACCCGAAGATCCCGGGCTACATCATGTACGAATGGAAGAAGGGCGCCGACGGCAACTTCACCTACGTTCCGCAATAA
- a CDS encoding DUF6867 family protein, whose translation MQGLFFETDSGVRTVLRFLVLLIGFWTAWRTGKAVAEGWEGYARVFIYVLGLGLVMRFLHFSLFAGPFISPFYYVIDVVLLLVFAVAGFQSRRTTQMVDNYYWLYDRTSYFSWKNKD comes from the coding sequence ATGCAAGGATTGTTTTTCGAGACGGATAGCGGTGTACGCACAGTGTTGCGCTTCCTCGTTCTGCTGATCGGCTTCTGGACCGCCTGGCGGACAGGCAAGGCCGTGGCAGAGGGCTGGGAAGGCTATGCAAGGGTGTTCATCTATGTCCTTGGACTTGGCTTGGTGATGCGCTTCCTGCACTTCTCGCTGTTTGCTGGCCCGTTCATCAGTCCCTTCTACTACGTCATCGACGTGGTGCTTCTGCTGGTTTTTGCGGTGGCTGGATTCCAGTCGCGCAGGACGACCCAGATGGTCGATAACTACTACTGGCTCTACGACAGAACTTCCTACTTTTCGTGGAAGAACAAAGATTGA
- a CDS encoding ABC transporter ATP-binding protein codes for MSSEALLKVQGVETYYGNIRALGGVDVEVKQGEIVSLIGANGAGKSTLMMTICGSPQARAGQIIFDGEDITKLPTHMIARRRIAQSPEGRRIFPRMTVMENLQMGAGLDNLKYFSEDVEKIFTMFPRLKERQSQRGGTLSGGEQQMLSIGRALMSRPKLLLLDEPSLGLAPLIVKGIFEAIKKLNKEEGLTVFLVEQNAFAALKLSDRAYVMVNGKVTMSGSGKELLADPQVRAAYLEGGHH; via the coding sequence ATGTCCTCCGAAGCACTTCTCAAGGTCCAGGGTGTCGAAACCTATTATGGCAACATCCGCGCTCTCGGCGGTGTCGATGTCGAAGTCAAGCAGGGCGAGATCGTCTCACTGATCGGTGCCAATGGTGCCGGCAAGTCGACGCTGATGATGACGATCTGCGGAAGCCCGCAGGCGCGTGCCGGCCAGATCATCTTCGACGGCGAGGATATCACCAAGCTGCCGACGCATATGATCGCCCGCCGTCGCATCGCCCAGTCGCCGGAAGGTCGTCGGATCTTTCCGCGCATGACGGTGATGGAAAACCTCCAGATGGGAGCTGGCCTCGACAACCTGAAATATTTCAGCGAGGACGTGGAGAAGATCTTCACGATGTTCCCACGCCTGAAAGAACGCCAGAGCCAGCGTGGCGGCACGCTCTCGGGCGGCGAGCAGCAGATGCTGTCCATCGGGCGCGCGCTGATGTCGCGTCCGAAGCTGCTGCTTCTCGACGAACCTTCGCTCGGTCTTGCGCCTCTGATCGTCAAGGGGATCTTCGAGGCGATCAAGAAGCTCAACAAGGAAGAGGGTCTGACCGTCTTCCTCGTCGAGCAAAATGCATTTGCCGCACTGAAGCTGTCCGACCGTGCCTATGTCATGGTCAATGGCAAGGTGACGATGAGCGGTAGCGGGAAAGAGCTGTTGGCGGACCCGCAGGTCCGGGCGGCTTATCTCGAAGGCGGCCATCACTGA
- a CDS encoding ABC transporter ATP-binding protein, which produces MTSGTETMNKDTILKVEHLSMRFGGLMAINDFSFEAKRGEITALIGPNGAGKTTVFNCITGFYKPTMGMLTLNQKDGSQYLLERLPDFEIPKKAKVARTFQNIRLFSGLTVLENLLVAQHNALMKASGYTVLGLLGLPAYKRAADAAIEKARYWLEKADLVDRADDPAGDLPYGAQRRLEICRAMCTEPELLCLDEPAAGLNPKESLTLNALLRSISAEGTSLLLIEHDMSVVMEISDHVVVLEYGKKISDGTPDHVKNDPKVIAAYLGVEDEELEDAISEVEAVAEEVTGEKN; this is translated from the coding sequence ATGACTTCCGGAACTGAAACGATGAACAAAGACACCATCCTGAAAGTCGAGCATCTGTCGATGCGCTTTGGCGGCCTGATGGCCATCAATGACTTCTCCTTCGAAGCCAAGCGCGGTGAGATCACCGCGCTGATCGGACCAAACGGTGCGGGCAAGACCACCGTGTTCAACTGCATCACCGGTTTCTACAAGCCGACGATGGGGATGCTCACGCTCAACCAGAAGGACGGCAGCCAGTATCTGCTCGAGCGCCTTCCGGATTTCGAGATTCCGAAGAAAGCCAAGGTCGCGCGTACCTTCCAGAACATCCGCCTGTTTTCGGGCCTGACGGTTCTGGAAAACCTGCTGGTCGCCCAGCACAACGCGCTGATGAAGGCTTCTGGCTACACGGTTCTCGGTCTGCTCGGCCTGCCGGCCTACAAGAGGGCCGCGGATGCAGCCATCGAAAAGGCGCGCTACTGGCTGGAAAAGGCCGATCTGGTCGATCGTGCCGATGACCCGGCCGGCGACTTGCCATACGGCGCCCAACGCCGTCTGGAAATCTGCCGTGCCATGTGCACCGAGCCCGAGCTTCTTTGCCTCGACGAACCGGCAGCGGGCCTCAACCCGAAGGAATCGCTGACGCTCAACGCCCTGTTGCGCAGCATCAGTGCCGAGGGCACGTCGCTGCTCCTGATCGAGCACGACATGTCCGTCGTCATGGAGATTTCCGACCATGTCGTCGTTCTGGAATATGGCAAGAAGATTTCCGACGGTACGCCGGATCATGTGAAGAACGACCCGAAGGTGATCGCCGCCTATCTGGGTGTCGAGGATGAAGAATTGGAAGACGCAATTTCCGAAGTGGAAGCTGTCGCCGAAGAAGTGACGGGGGAGAAGAACTGA
- the livM gene encoding high-affinity branched-chain amino acid ABC transporter permease LivM translates to MTTSVNETGAASSGTMARALKEGLLAGLLSLGLFSLFIGIKTDQNISNQLIWYPRFGLLAIFVIIAAVGRFAMVAFVQPWNAARKASKAAAPVADLDTQASFFKTHFVKIALLALILYPPVIVALTGVQGSLKYVDNFGIQILIYVMLAWGLNIVVGLAGLLDLGYVAFYAVGAYTYALLSQHFGLSFWVLLPLSGVLAAFWGIILGFPVLRLRGDYLAIVTLAFGEIIRLVLINWTDVTKGTFGISSIPKATLFGMPFDASAGGFAKTFGLSMSSAYYKIYLFYVILLLCGITAYVTIKLRRMPIGRAWEALREDEIACRSLGINTVTTKLTAFSIGAMFGGFAGSFFAARQGFVSPESFVFLESAVILAIVVLGGMGSLTGIAIAAIVMIGGTEALREMEFLKHVFGDDFTPELYRMLLFGLAMVVVMLFKPRGFVGSREPTAFLKERKAVSGSFTKEGHG, encoded by the coding sequence ATGACAACTTCTGTAAATGAAACTGGTGCCGCTTCGTCCGGCACGATGGCGCGCGCGTTGAAGGAGGGCCTGCTCGCCGGCCTTCTGTCGCTCGGCCTGTTCAGCCTGTTCATCGGCATCAAGACCGACCAGAACATTTCCAACCAGCTGATCTGGTATCCGCGCTTCGGCCTGCTGGCGATCTTCGTCATCATCGCCGCCGTCGGCCGGTTCGCGATGGTGGCGTTCGTGCAGCCGTGGAATGCTGCCCGCAAGGCGAGCAAGGCTGCCGCACCCGTTGCTGATCTCGACACGCAGGCGTCGTTCTTCAAGACGCACTTCGTCAAGATCGCATTGCTGGCGCTGATCCTGTATCCGCCGGTGATCGTTGCATTGACCGGTGTCCAGGGCTCGCTGAAATATGTCGACAACTTCGGCATCCAGATCCTGATCTACGTCATGCTGGCCTGGGGCCTGAACATCGTCGTCGGCCTCGCCGGTCTTCTCGACCTTGGCTATGTCGCCTTCTATGCAGTTGGTGCCTATACCTACGCGCTGCTGTCGCAACATTTTGGCCTGTCCTTCTGGGTCCTGCTGCCACTGTCGGGCGTTCTGGCGGCATTCTGGGGCATCATCCTGGGCTTCCCGGTCTTGAGGCTTCGAGGCGACTATCTGGCGATCGTGACGCTGGCATTCGGTGAAATCATCCGCCTCGTTCTGATCAACTGGACAGATGTCACCAAGGGTACGTTCGGCATTTCCAGCATTCCGAAGGCAACGCTGTTCGGCATGCCGTTCGATGCATCGGCCGGCGGATTTGCCAAGACTTTCGGGCTGTCGATGTCGTCCGCCTACTACAAGATCTACCTGTTCTACGTGATCCTGCTTCTGTGCGGCATCACTGCCTACGTGACGATCAAGCTGCGTCGCATGCCGATCGGCCGCGCCTGGGAAGCGCTTCGTGAAGACGAAATCGCCTGCCGCTCGCTCGGTATCAACACGGTGACGACCAAGCTGACTGCGTTTTCGATCGGTGCAATGTTCGGCGGCTTTGCCGGCTCGTTCTTTGCCGCGCGCCAGGGCTTCGTCTCGCCGGAAAGCTTCGTTTTCCTAGAATCGGCTGTTATCCTGGCCATCGTCGTTCTCGGCGGCATGGGTTCGCTGACCGGTATCGCAATCGCTGCGATCGTGATGATCGGCGGCACGGAAGCGCTGCGTGAAATGGAGTTCCTCAAGCATGTCTTCGGGGACGACTTCACGCCGGAACTCTACCGCATGCTTCTGTTCGGCCTGGCGATGGTCGTGGTGATGCTGTTCAAGCCACGCGGCTTTGTCGGCAGCAGAGAACCGACAGCCTTCCTCAAGGAGCGCAAGGCCGTCTCGGGCAGCTTTACCAAGGAAGGTCACGGCTGA
- a CDS encoding branched-chain amino acid ABC transporter permease, whose amino-acid sequence MEYFIQQLINGLTLGSIYGLVAIGYTMVYGIIGMINFAHGDIFMLGGFAALIVFLILTTFFAGIPVALALLIMLIIAMLMTSLWNWTIERVAYRPLRGSFRLAPLITAIGMSIALSNFIQVAQGPRNKPIPPLITDVLHIGAVTVSLKQAIIVMITSVLLFAFWYIVNKTPLGRAQRATEQDRKMAALLGVDVDKTISITFVMGAALAAVAGTMYLMYYGVASFNDGFVPGVKAFTAAVLGGIGSLPGAVLGGLLIGLIESLWSAYFSIAYKDVATFGLLAFVLIFKPTGILGRPEVEKV is encoded by the coding sequence ATGGAGTACTTTATCCAGCAGCTCATCAACGGGCTGACTCTTGGATCCATCTATGGCCTTGTGGCTATCGGCTATACGATGGTCTACGGTATCATCGGCATGATCAACTTCGCCCACGGTGATATCTTCATGCTCGGCGGCTTCGCCGCTCTCATCGTCTTCCTCATCCTGACAACCTTCTTCGCCGGTATTCCCGTCGCACTCGCGCTGCTGATCATGCTGATCATCGCGATGCTGATGACGAGCTTGTGGAACTGGACGATCGAGCGGGTTGCCTATCGTCCGCTGCGCGGTTCGTTCCGCCTGGCGCCGCTGATCACCGCGATCGGCATGTCGATCGCCCTTTCGAACTTCATCCAGGTCGCACAGGGTCCGCGCAACAAGCCGATCCCGCCGTTGATCACCGATGTGCTGCATATCGGCGCGGTCACTGTTTCGCTGAAGCAGGCGATCATCGTGATGATCACCAGCGTGCTGCTCTTCGCCTTCTGGTATATCGTCAACAAGACGCCGCTTGGCCGCGCCCAGCGCGCCACCGAACAGGACCGCAAGATGGCGGCGCTGCTCGGCGTGGATGTCGACAAGACGATTTCCATCACCTTCGTCATGGGTGCAGCTCTGGCCGCGGTCGCTGGCACGATGTACCTGATGTATTATGGTGTTGCCTCGTTCAACGATGGCTTCGTTCCGGGCGTGAAGGCTTTCACGGCGGCTGTTCTCGGCGGTATCGGCTCCCTGCCGGGCGCTGTTCTCGGCGGCCTGCTGATCGGCCTCATCGAGTCGCTCTGGTCGGCTTACTTCAGCATCGCCTACAAGGATGTCGCCACGTTCGGTCTCCTGGCATTCGTGCTGATCTTCAAGCCCACCGGCATCCTCGGCCGGCCGGAAGTCGAGAAGGTTTGA
- a CDS encoding GcvT family protein has protein sequence MKSHARVVVIGGGVVGCSVLYHLTKFGWTDVVLLERSELTSGSTWHAAGGIHTINGDPNVAKLQKYTVELYKEIEHYSGQDIGLHMTSGLMLAATKERFDWMKSLLAKGKYAGGEATLISAEEAHEMMPLLDPKQFVGAVFDPHEGHLDPYGTTHAYAKSAKKNGAEIYLHTKVEDLVQLEDGTWRVITDKGEIRAEHVVNAAGLWAREVGRMVGLELPVLAMEHMYLITEDMPEVIDFNKTTGKELMHCVDFDGEIYIRQERNGMLMGTYEKDCRPWSPIETPWDFGHELLAEDLERITSELEIGFRHFPAFNSAGIKKIINGPFTFSPDGNPLVGPVRGMTNFWSACAVMAGFSQGGGVGLALANWIIEGDPGFDVFAMDVCRYGDYATLGYTNAKVRENYSRRFSIRYPNEELPGARPLLTSPIYDKLKAAGAVFGASYGLETPLWFAPEGVEDKFSWRRSTDFEAVGREARAVRDSVGLMETSGFAKYTVSGDGAREWLDHMLASRIPQVGRMTLAPMLNEAGKLIGDFTVANLDDEEFLVIGSGIAEDYHMRWFEQHLPDDGSVELNPLNLGLLGLSIAGPKARDVLAKLTHLDISDEAFAFMDIREMDLGMAPAIVGRVSYTGDLGYEIWMRPEYQRYIFDLLMDAGAEFGISLFGLRALNALRLEKSFGSWSREYRPLYGPMEAGLGRFIALKKEANFIGKTAAIEEKLSGGTLRMRTFIVDAKDADVIGDEPISFNGEVRGWVTSGGYAHASGVSVAIGYVPKDIADEVEGWGIEILGEVLPAHLQALPLFDANGSRMRS, from the coding sequence ATGAAAAGCCATGCACGGGTCGTCGTTATCGGCGGGGGTGTCGTCGGGTGTTCTGTCCTCTACCACCTGACCAAGTTCGGCTGGACCGATGTCGTGCTTCTGGAGCGCTCGGAGCTGACCTCCGGTTCGACCTGGCATGCGGCCGGCGGCATTCACACCATCAACGGCGATCCCAACGTCGCCAAGCTGCAGAAATATACGGTGGAGCTCTACAAGGAGATCGAGCACTATTCCGGCCAGGACATCGGCCTGCACATGACGTCGGGCCTGATGTTGGCGGCCACCAAGGAGCGGTTCGACTGGATGAAGTCGCTGCTCGCCAAGGGCAAGTACGCGGGTGGCGAGGCGACATTGATTTCGGCCGAGGAAGCCCATGAAATGATGCCGCTGCTTGATCCCAAGCAGTTTGTCGGCGCCGTCTTTGATCCGCATGAAGGCCATCTTGACCCCTATGGCACCACGCATGCCTATGCCAAGTCGGCGAAGAAGAATGGTGCCGAGATCTATCTGCACACCAAGGTCGAGGATCTGGTGCAGCTGGAAGACGGCACCTGGCGGGTGATCACCGACAAGGGCGAAATCCGGGCAGAGCATGTCGTCAATGCCGCCGGTCTCTGGGCGCGCGAAGTCGGCCGCATGGTCGGGCTGGAGCTGCCGGTGCTCGCAATGGAGCACATGTATCTGATCACCGAGGACATGCCCGAGGTCATCGACTTCAACAAGACGACTGGCAAGGAACTGATGCACTGCGTCGACTTCGACGGCGAGATCTATATCCGCCAGGAGCGCAACGGCATGCTGATGGGCACCTATGAAAAGGATTGCCGCCCATGGTCGCCGATCGAGACGCCGTGGGATTTCGGCCACGAACTGCTGGCCGAAGACCTTGAGCGCATCACATCAGAACTGGAGATCGGCTTCCGCCATTTCCCGGCCTTCAACAGTGCCGGGATCAAGAAGATCATCAACGGTCCCTTCACCTTCTCGCCGGATGGCAATCCACTCGTCGGTCCCGTGCGGGGCATGACGAATTTCTGGTCGGCCTGCGCGGTCATGGCGGGCTTCAGCCAAGGCGGCGGTGTTGGCCTGGCGCTGGCCAACTGGATCATCGAGGGCGATCCGGGCTTTGACGTCTTCGCTATGGATGTCTGCCGCTACGGCGACTATGCGACACTCGGCTATACCAATGCCAAGGTGCGCGAGAACTATTCCCGCCGTTTCTCGATCCGCTATCCGAACGAGGAACTGCCGGGCGCGCGCCCGCTGCTGACCTCGCCGATCTACGACAAGCTGAAGGCGGCCGGTGCCGTGTTCGGCGCCTCCTACGGACTGGAAACGCCGCTGTGGTTTGCGCCGGAAGGTGTCGAGGACAAGTTTTCATGGCGCCGCTCGACCGATTTCGAGGCGGTTGGGCGCGAGGCGAGGGCGGTGCGCGACAGCGTCGGCCTGATGGAGACCTCGGGCTTTGCCAAGTACACCGTTAGTGGGGACGGCGCGCGCGAATGGCTCGACCATATGCTGGCCTCCAGGATCCCGCAGGTCGGTCGCATGACGCTGGCGCCGATGCTCAACGAGGCCGGCAAGCTGATCGGCGATTTCACCGTTGCCAATCTCGATGACGAGGAATTCCTGGTGATCGGTTCCGGGATTGCCGAGGACTATCACATGCGCTGGTTCGAGCAACATCTGCCAGACGATGGCTCGGTCGAGCTCAATCCGCTCAATCTCGGCCTGCTCGGCCTGTCGATCGCGGGGCCGAAGGCACGCGACGTGCTGGCCAAGCTGACGCATCTGGACATCTCGGACGAAGCCTTTGCCTTCATGGACATTCGTGAAATGGATCTCGGCATGGCACCGGCCATCGTCGGACGGGTCAGCTATACCGGTGACCTCGGCTATGAAATCTGGATGCGGCCGGAATATCAGCGCTATATCTTCGATCTGCTGATGGATGCCGGTGCCGAATTCGGCATATCGCTGTTCGGCCTGCGGGCGCTGAATGCGCTCCGGCTGGAGAAGAGCTTCGGCAGCTGGTCGCGCGAGTATCGCCCGCTCTACGGGCCGATGGAGGCCGGACTTGGCCGTTTCATTGCCCTGAAAAAGGAGGCAAATTTCATCGGCAAGACGGCGGCGATCGAAGAAAAGCTGTCCGGCGGTACGCTGCGCATGCGCACGTTCATCGTCGATGCCAAGGACGCCGATGTGATCGGGGACGAGCCGATCTCGTTCAACGGCGAGGTGCGGGGCTGGGTCACGTCCGGCGGCTATGCGCATGCCAGCGGCGTCTCGGTTGCGATCGGTTATGTGCCGAAGGACATTGCCGACGAGGTCGAAGGCTGGGGAATCGAAATCCTGGGGGAGGTTCTCCCTGCGCACCTGCAGGCCCTGCCGCTTTTTGACGCAAATGGGTCGCGAATGAGAAGCTGA
- a CDS encoding sarcosine oxidase subunit gamma yields the protein MPMSYASRHVLEDHIAGFEANPNPHHLSIVRAPTVLSVLVHEGHQADIDEALSNLEDVSVRFAGPNEWLLVSEQVSGDALARQLSDLGSARVSFVEQSDGRVVLRITGPRVRSILAKCVALDLHADVFEVGQSANVQFCHVAANLARTGDDTFEIVVMRSFAGFVFDEVVEMGREFALTSGFDTSL from the coding sequence ATGCCCATGTCCTATGCCAGCCGGCACGTGCTCGAGGATCATATCGCCGGTTTCGAGGCGAACCCCAATCCGCACCATCTGTCGATAGTCAGGGCGCCGACGGTTTTGTCCGTGCTGGTGCATGAGGGCCATCAAGCCGATATCGACGAAGCGCTGAGCAATTTAGAAGATGTCTCGGTGCGGTTTGCCGGGCCGAACGAATGGCTGCTGGTCAGCGAACAGGTGAGCGGCGATGCTCTTGCCCGGCAGCTGAGCGATCTTGGCTCAGCCCGGGTGTCGTTTGTCGAACAGAGCGATGGCCGCGTGGTGTTGCGGATCACAGGTCCGCGGGTTCGCTCCATCCTGGCGAAATGCGTGGCGTTGGATTTGCATGCCGATGTCTTCGAGGTGGGTCAGTCGGCCAATGTGCAGTTCTGCCATGTCGCGGCCAATCTTGCCAGAACTGGAGACGATACGTTCGAGATCGTGGTCATGCGATCTTTTGCCGGCTTTGTCTTTGACGAAGTTGTGGAAATGGGCCGCGAATTCGCCCTGACGTCGGGTTTCGACACGAGCCTCTGA